The segment CGCCGACCACCAGGTCTGGGGCAGGGAAGTGCAAGAGCACGTGCAACGGGCGCTGTTGAAGCTGTCACCGGAGCTGCGCGAAGCAATTATTTTGCGCGACTTGCAGGATTTGGATTATAAAGAAATCGCCACCGTGCTCCGGCTTCCGGAGGGCACGGTGAAAAGCCGCATCAACCGGGGACGGATCGAGCTGGCACGTCTGCTGCGGCCCAGCCTGGGGATCATGGAGAACAAAGCATGAGCACGAATACGCCAACTTGGACGTGTGCTCAATTCGAAGGCGTGTTGAGCGAGTATCGCGAGGGCACGTTGCCCGACGCGCTGGCGGCCCTGGCGCGTCAGCATGTCAGCGAGTGCGCCGCCTGCACCGAACTGGTGGCTGCGGTTGCGAGCGCGCAGGCACAACTGGCCGCGCTTCCGGATCTCGCGCCGCCGCCGCAACTGGTGGCGAATATCATCGCCCGGACACTGCCCGCCAGCCCGCTGCTGCACGGCCGCCGCGCCGTCCGCGCCGCCATGGCGGGCCGCCGCAGCGGCTGGGCTGCCGTCTGGGCCTCGTTGACTTCGCCCCGCTTTGCGTTGGGCGTGGCGATGTCGGTTTTTGCCATCGCGCTGCTGCTCAACGCGGCTCAGATCAACCTGCGTCAGGTCTTCCGTTCCGGCGGCGCCGGGCAGTTGAGCCCAGCGGCGCTTACCAGCAGCATTACCCGCAATATCAACCGTACCTGGGCGCGTGGTGTGGCCTATTATCACGACTTGCGCGTCGTCTACGAAATCGAAGCGGCGATTCACCAGATGCGTCAATCCGCGCCGGCTGCGGGCGCTGCCGGAAGCGGCCATAATCGCAGCGACCGCGGGTCGGCCACGGGCCCCGACCTGGCCGAAAATGTGTTGCCGACCGATATGTTCTGGAGAACCATCCAATGAACTGCTACCTCCATCCCGACCGCGAGGCCACGGCCTACTGCCGCACCTGCGGCCGTCCGTTGTGCGCCGATGATCAGCGCGAAATTTACGGCGTCATCTACTGCCAGGACTGTCTGGCACGCCAGGCGGGCATGACGCCGCCGGCGCCGGCCCCAACTGCGGGTGCGGCTGCGACCGCCGCCGTGGCGCCTGCGTACGCCCCCCCGGCGGGCCACGTCCCCAGTCCCGGGCTGGCGCTCGCGCTGGGCTTCATCCCCGGCGTGGGCGCGGTCTACAACGGCCAGTACCTGAAGGCCTTTGTGCAGGTGGTGATCTTCGCCTTCCTCATCGCCATGGAAAACTCGGGCAATGGGGCCGTGGATACATTTTTCGGCCTGGCCATTGCGGCGTTTTATTTCTACATGGTCATTGACTCTTACCGCACGGCCAAGCAGTTGGAAGCCGGCCAGCCGGTCCAGGACGTTTTCAACCTCGGTAGCGTCTCGACCGTGAACGCTCCTGTCGCTGCCATCATTCTTATCGTCATCGGCGTGATCTTTCTGCTGCGCAGCCTCGGCTTCTTCTATTACGATTCCTCGCGCTACTTCTGGCCGGCGATCCTGATCGCCATTGGCGTCTACGTCCTGGTCCGGCAGCAAAAGAAAGCTAAACCCTAGCGTCCACACTGACCCCCTGGCCCCTGACCTCTGGCCCCTATGTCCACCCACCCCCAGCCCGCTGCTTCCCCGTGCTCCTGCCCGGCCTGCCGGTTCCGCCGCGTCGCCGGGCCGCTGGTGCTCATTGCCATTGGCGTGTTGTTGTTCGTCCACATGCTGCCCGGCGGGCTCTCTACGGCCGCCATGGTCGGAGCCTTCCTCGTCTTCGTGGGCGCGCTCGGTCTCGTCGTCCGTCTGCTGCCGCGGCCGTTGGGGCATCCGCTAGCCGCCAGTATTTTCTTTCCGCTGCTGCTGCTGGTCGTTGGCGTGCTGATTCTGGTCCGCCATGCGCTACCGCAAATGCCGGTAGGTGCCTGGGTCGCCAACTACTGGCCGCTGCTGCTGATTCTTTGGGGCCTGACGCGCCTGGTCGAGCACTTTGTCCGCCCTGCGCGGACGCGCACAGGTCTGTCGGGCGGCGAAGTCGTGCTGGTGATTGTGGTGGTGGTTTGTGGGCTGCTGTTCAGCGGCGCCTATCATTTCCGGCAGTCGCGGCTGGCTGATTACTGGGGTGTCAATGTTGACCGCTGGAATCCTTTCCTCGAGAGCTATCAGTTTTCCGCGAGCGCCCACGCCACCGTGGCCCCCGGCGCGCCGCCCGTAGTAGTGGTGCGCGGGTATCGCGGCGATGTGACCATCACTTCCGGTCCTGCCGGCTCGATCGCCGCATCGGTCTCCGATACGGTTCATGCCGAGGACCAGGGTCATGCGCAGGATCTGTTTCAGCAGGCGCAGCCGCAAATCCGCCAGGAGAACGGCCAGTGGCTGGTGCTGCCTTCCGGCGACTATGACCGGCGGACGGTGCGGACGGATCTGAAACTCACGCTGCCGCCCTCCGCGCCGCTGACAGTGCAGGTCGCGGTCGGCGATATTACTATTCCGGCGTGGAAGGCGGAGCTCGACCTGCAAACTAACCACGGTTCCATCACCGCCAACGGCGCCGACGGCAACGTGCAGATCAACTCCGGCCACGGCTCCGTGCAACTCGCTCACGTGCGGGGCAACGTCAGCATCATTGGCGGCGGCGGCGACATTTCCGTCGCCAACGTCAGTGGAGCGACGCTACTGCAGGGCGAGTACGTCGGCTCGCTGCAATTTGCCAACCTCGCTGGCGGCCTGCAGTTCCACAGCAGCCGCACCGACCTCGACATCGCCGCGCTGTCGGGCTCGCTCACCTACGATCTCGGTGAAATCGCCATCACCAACGCCAGCAACATCACTCTCCGTACCCGCAATGTCGAGATCAAAATCGAGGACTTCCGCGGCCCGCTGCAGGTCGTGAACCGCAACGACTCGGTTCGCATTGCGGCTTCCACGCCGCCCACCGCACCGATTACCGTGGTGAATCGCGACGCCGACGTATCGCTCAGCCTGCCCGCCGCGAGCCGTTTTCATCTCATCGCCACCGCCCGCGACGGCAACGTCGACAACCGCTTCGGCGACGCCTCCCAGGCCGACTCGCCTCAGATCACCCTCTCCACCTCCAGCGGCACCGTCTCCGTGCGTGCCACCGCGACCGACAACAGCAGCAATCACTAGTCTGGCGATCGAATGCCCGGGCTGGGTGGTGGATT is part of the Acidobacteriota bacterium genome and harbors:
- a CDS encoding zf-HC2 domain-containing protein gives rise to the protein MSTNTPTWTCAQFEGVLSEYREGTLPDALAALARQHVSECAACTELVAAVASAQAQLAALPDLAPPPQLVANIIARTLPASPLLHGRRAVRAAMAGRRSGWAAVWASLTSPRFALGVAMSVFAIALLLNAAQINLRQVFRSGGAGQLSPAALTSSITRNINRTWARGVAYYHDLRVVYEIEAAIHQMRQSAPAAGAAGSGHNRSDRGSATGPDLAENVLPTDMFWRTIQ